From the genome of Flavobacterium luteolum, one region includes:
- a CDS encoding carbohydrate-binding family 9-like protein — translation MSLNKLVFFLIVMFSIAANSQNIPVYKTNNKIRIDGNLSDWDKPFLGPFVIHNTEEKATQKTFVSLLWNNENLYVAFNSIDSKIIGTQQTKDSQIFNTDDLVEIFLDPDGDSQNYIEIGVNAFSINYDLLLKCISPECGGWNTAMDFDIKGLESVSKITPEGYAVEIKIPFSSLEKIKNGGFQKPKIGTKWKGNTFRIDYGNTTEYLALQSYKTSIFGFHQPTEFTAFEFME, via the coding sequence ATGAGTTTGAATAAGCTGGTTTTCTTTTTAATTGTGATGTTTTCGATAGCTGCAAATTCACAAAACATTCCTGTCTATAAAACCAACAATAAAATAAGAATTGACGGTAATTTATCTGATTGGGATAAACCTTTTTTAGGCCCATTTGTGATTCATAATACAGAAGAAAAAGCCACTCAGAAAACCTTTGTCTCTCTTTTGTGGAATAATGAAAATCTTTACGTTGCTTTTAATTCTATTGATTCTAAAATTATTGGAACACAACAAACAAAAGACTCTCAAATATTTAATACCGATGATTTAGTTGAAATTTTCCTAGATCCCGATGGAGATAGCCAAAATTATATAGAAATTGGCGTAAATGCATTTTCTATAAACTACGATTTGCTTTTAAAATGTATTTCGCCAGAATGTGGAGGCTGGAATACTGCAATGGATTTTGACATTAAAGGCCTCGAATCTGTAAGTAAAATAACTCCCGAAGGATATGCTGTAGAAATTAAAATTCCTTTTTCGAGTCTTGAAAAAATTAAAAATGGAGGCTTTCAGAAGCCAAAAATTGGAACAAAATGGAAAGGAAATACTTTTAGGATTGATTACGGTAACACAACCGAATATCTTGCTTTACAGTCATATAAAACTTCAATTTTTGGATTTCATCAACCAACAGAATTTACTGCTTTTGAGTTTATGGAGTAA
- the hisIE gene encoding bifunctional phosphoribosyl-AMP cyclohydrolase/phosphoribosyl-ATP diphosphatase HisIE, translating to MEIDIKSAHGLIPTIIQDSETKNVLMLGYMNEESLQKTIETQKVTFFSRSKQRLWTKGEESGNFLNLVSIKNDCDGDTLLIQAKPVGPTCHTGADTCWQEPNDANYGFISQLENTIKTRRENADSEKSYVASLFEKGINKIAQKVGEEAVEVVIEAKDDNDDLFLSESADLLFHYLILLQAKGYQLNDVVEVLKGRQK from the coding sequence ATGGAAATCGATATCAAAAGCGCACATGGACTAATTCCCACGATAATTCAGGATTCAGAAACTAAAAATGTTCTGATGCTGGGCTATATGAATGAAGAATCGCTTCAAAAGACAATAGAAACACAAAAAGTAACTTTCTTCAGCCGTTCCAAGCAAAGACTTTGGACAAAAGGCGAAGAGAGTGGTAACTTTTTAAATTTAGTCAGCATTAAAAACGACTGTGATGGCGATACATTACTAATTCAGGCAAAACCTGTCGGACCAACATGCCACACAGGTGCAGATACGTGTTGGCAAGAACCAAATGATGCAAATTATGGGTTTATTTCACAATTAGAAAACACGATTAAAACCAGAAGAGAAAACGCTGATTCTGAGAAAAGTTATGTGGCTTCTTTATTTGAAAAGGGAATCAATAAAATTGCTCAGAAAGTAGGTGAAGAAGCGGTAGAAGTGGTAATTGAAGCTAAAGATGATAATGATGATTTATTCCTTAGCGAAAGCGCCGATTTATTGTTTCATTATTTAATTCTGCTTCAAGCAAAAGGATATCAATTGAATGATGTTGTGGAAGTTTTAAAAGGACGCCAGAAATAA
- the hisA gene encoding 1-(5-phosphoribosyl)-5-[(5-phosphoribosylamino)methylideneamino]imidazole-4-carboxamide isomerase: MRIIPAIDIIEGKCVRLSKGDYDTKIIYNENPLEVAKSFEAHGIEYLHLVDLDGAKSSKIVNYKILEQIATQTSLKIDFGGGLKSDDDLRIAFESGANQITGGSIAVKNRAIFEKWISEYGSEKIILGADAKDEKIAVSGWLEESNEDLVPFIQDYQSKGIQYVICTDIAKDGMLQGPSFDLYSKILGEAKDVKLIASGGISTFDELPKLAELGCEGTIIGKAIYEGRISLKQLENFIISK, from the coding sequence ATGAGAATAATACCAGCCATAGATATCATTGAAGGAAAATGCGTTCGTTTGTCCAAAGGTGATTATGATACTAAGATAATTTACAATGAAAATCCGCTTGAAGTGGCGAAATCATTTGAAGCACATGGAATCGAATATCTGCACTTAGTAGATCTTGACGGTGCAAAATCAAGCAAAATTGTCAATTATAAGATATTAGAACAAATTGCAACTCAAACAAGCCTTAAAATTGATTTTGGTGGCGGATTAAAGTCTGATGACGATTTGAGAATTGCTTTTGAAAGTGGTGCAAATCAAATTACAGGCGGAAGTATTGCTGTAAAAAACAGAGCAATTTTCGAAAAATGGATTTCAGAATATGGTTCAGAGAAAATCATTTTGGGCGCTGATGCAAAAGATGAAAAAATTGCTGTTTCTGGTTGGTTAGAAGAATCTAATGAAGATTTAGTTCCTTTTATTCAAGATTATCAATCAAAAGGAATTCAGTATGTCATTTGTACTGATATTGCCAAAGATGGGATGCTTCAAGGGCCAAGTTTTGATCTTTACAGTAAAATTTTAGGAGAAGCAAAAGACGTAAAACTAATTGCTTCTGGCGGAATTTCAACTTTCGACGAATTACCAAAACTAGCCGAATTAGGTTGCGAAGGAACAATTATTGGTAAAGCAATTTACGAAGGAAGAATTAGTTTGAAACAATTAGAGAATTTTATAATTAGTAAATGA
- the ilvN gene encoding acetolactate synthase small subunit, whose amino-acid sequence MEDKTFTISVYSENNVGLLNRISGIFLKRHINILSLNVSESEIENVSRFIIVVNTTEKWVQNIVGQIEKQIEVIKAFYHTDEETIFLENALFKIASSLLFDEKQIQNIIKESQSTIVTVSRDFFVISKSGRRSEIEELYQKFKPYGIMQFVRSGRISVSKQKMEISSLLETFK is encoded by the coding sequence ATGGAAGATAAAACATTTACCATATCGGTATACTCAGAAAATAATGTGGGTTTATTAAATAGAATATCAGGAATATTCTTAAAGCGTCACATTAATATATTAAGTCTAAATGTTTCAGAATCAGAAATTGAGAACGTTTCAAGATTTATCATCGTAGTAAATACGACAGAAAAATGGGTTCAGAATATTGTTGGACAAATTGAAAAACAAATTGAAGTTATAAAAGCATTTTATCATACAGATGAAGAGACTATTTTCTTAGAAAATGCTTTGTTTAAAATTGCTTCAAGTTTGTTGTTTGATGAGAAACAAATTCAGAATATTATTAAAGAGAGCCAGTCTACAATTGTGACAGTTTCTCGTGATTTCTTTGTGATTTCAAAATCAGGAAGACGTTCTGAAATTGAAGAATTATACCAAAAGTTCAAACCATACGGAATTATGCAGTTTGTACGTTCGGGAAGAATATCAGTTTCTAAACAAAAAATGGAGATTTCTTCTTTATTAGAAACCTTTAAATAA
- the leuB gene encoding 3-isopropylmalate dehydrogenase: MNLKIAVLPGDGIGPEVILQAKKAMYAIGEVYNHEFVFEEALMGAVAIDKTGNPLPEQTLNLCLNTDAVLLGAIGDPKYDNNPNAKVRPEQGLLKLRKELGLFANIRPIKPYKALIESSPLKREIIEGADFTIFRELTGGAYFGEKTLNEEGTHASDLCAYSEEEITRIAHLAFQSAQKRRKKLTMVDKANVLETSRLWRKVVQKVSEEYSDVKLDFLFVDNAAMQLILNPKQFDVILTENLFGDILSDEASVITGSIGLLPSVSLGEKNALFEPIHGSYPQAKGKNIANPIASILAAALLLEHFGLTKEAHVIYKAVEKAIEYKVVTVDLKPDSKFGTNEVGEFVSNFIFSKDDLLYFNNDNVSIGQSTIV, from the coding sequence ATGAATTTAAAAATTGCAGTTTTACCAGGAGATGGAATTGGACCTGAAGTAATATTACAAGCTAAGAAAGCTATGTACGCCATTGGCGAAGTGTATAATCATGAATTTGTTTTTGAAGAAGCGCTGATGGGAGCGGTTGCTATCGATAAAACAGGAAATCCGTTACCGGAACAAACTTTAAATCTGTGTTTAAACACTGATGCAGTTTTACTTGGTGCGATTGGAGATCCTAAATATGATAACAACCCAAATGCAAAGGTTCGTCCGGAACAAGGATTGTTGAAACTGCGAAAAGAATTAGGATTGTTTGCTAATATTCGTCCTATAAAACCTTATAAAGCCTTAATTGAATCTTCTCCTTTAAAAAGAGAAATTATTGAAGGAGCTGATTTTACCATTTTTAGAGAATTAACTGGTGGAGCTTATTTTGGTGAAAAAACACTTAATGAAGAAGGAACACATGCTTCAGATTTATGTGCATATTCAGAAGAAGAAATTACCAGAATTGCTCATTTAGCTTTTCAATCAGCACAAAAGCGACGCAAAAAGCTAACAATGGTGGATAAAGCAAATGTTTTGGAGACTTCAAGATTATGGAGAAAAGTAGTTCAGAAAGTGAGCGAAGAGTATTCAGATGTTAAGCTTGATTTCTTATTTGTAGATAATGCAGCAATGCAGTTAATCTTAAATCCGAAACAGTTTGATGTGATTTTAACTGAAAACTTGTTTGGAGATATTTTATCTGATGAAGCCAGTGTAATTACAGGTTCAATTGGTTTATTGCCATCTGTGTCTTTAGGAGAAAAAAATGCTTTGTTTGAGCCAATTCACGGATCATATCCGCAGGCAAAAGGAAAAAATATTGCCAATCCGATTGCTTCGATTTTAGCGGCAGCGCTTTTGTTAGAGCATTTTGGATTAACTAAAGAAGCTCATGTAATTTATAAAGCGGTAGAAAAAGCAATTGAATACAAAGTAGTTACAGTTGATTTGAAACCAGATTCAAAGTTTGGAACTAACGAAGTAGGAGAGTTTGTTTCTAATTTTATTTTCAGCAAAGATGATTTGCTGTATTTCAATAATGACAATGTTAGTATTGGGCAATCTACAATTGTTTAA
- the hisF gene encoding imidazole glycerol phosphate synthase subunit HisF, producing MLAKRIIPCLDIKNGRTVKGVNFVDLRDAGDPVELAEIYSAEGADELVFLDISATEERRKTLVNMVRSVAEKINIPFTVGGGISSIEDVDILLNNGADKVSINSSAVKNPQLINDLAKKFGSQCVVVAIDAKQIDGKWIVHLVGGKVPTELNLFDWAVEVAERGAGEILFTSMDNDGTKNGFANEALAKLSELVNIPIIASGGAGNIQHFVDSFKEGKADAALAASVFHFKEIEIKALKQELRNNNIEVRL from the coding sequence ATGTTAGCAAAAAGAATAATACCTTGCTTGGATATAAAGAACGGAAGAACGGTAAAAGGCGTTAATTTCGTTGATTTGCGCGATGCTGGCGATCCTGTAGAATTGGCTGAAATTTATTCTGCTGAAGGTGCAGATGAATTGGTTTTCTTGGATATTTCGGCAACAGAAGAAAGACGCAAAACACTTGTGAATATGGTGCGAAGCGTAGCAGAAAAAATCAATATTCCGTTTACGGTTGGTGGTGGAATTTCATCTATAGAAGATGTTGATATCCTTCTGAATAATGGAGCTGATAAAGTCTCAATTAATTCATCGGCAGTAAAAAATCCGCAGTTAATCAATGATTTGGCTAAGAAGTTTGGAAGCCAATGTGTTGTAGTTGCAATCGATGCTAAACAAATCGACGGAAAATGGATTGTACATTTAGTTGGCGGAAAAGTACCAACTGAACTGAATTTATTCGACTGGGCTGTTGAAGTGGCAGAACGTGGTGCGGGAGAAATCCTTTTTACTTCAATGGATAATGACGGCACTAAAAATGGTTTTGCAAACGAAGCTTTGGCTAAACTTTCAGAATTGGTAAACATCCCGATTATTGCTTCTGGAGGAGCCGGAAATATCCAGCATTTTGTTGATTCGTTTAAAGAAGGAAAAGCAGACGCGGCTTTAGCAGCAAGTGTTTTTCACTTTAAAGAGATTGAAATCAAAGCATTGAAACAAGAATTAAGAAATAATAATATTGAAGTTCGATTATAG
- a CDS encoding 2-isopropylmalate synthase, whose protein sequence is MNREKVQIFDTTLRDGEQVPGCKLDTKQKLVIAERLDKMGVDIIEAGFPVSSPGDFLSVSEICKIVENATVCGLTRAVKNDIDVAAAALKHAKKPRIHTGIGTSESHILHKLQTTPEDIIARAKFAVSHAKSYVEDVEFYAEDAGRTDNAFLAKVCEEVIKSGATVLNIPDTTGYCLPEEYGAKIKYLKENVKGIENVILSCHCHNDLGMATANSIAGAINGARQIECTINGIGERAGNTALEEVVMIFKQHPYLNLDTNINTRELNEMSRLVSESMGMIVQPNKAIVGANAFAHSSGIHQDGVIKNRATYEIMDPLDVGVNESSIILTARSGRAALAYRAKKVGYELTKVQLDIVYIEFLKFADIKKEVVDADIHQIIEASKIEVNI, encoded by the coding sequence ATGAATAGAGAGAAAGTTCAAATTTTTGACACCACATTGCGAGATGGTGAACAAGTTCCAGGATGCAAGTTAGATACTAAACAGAAATTAGTTATCGCAGAACGACTAGACAAAATGGGAGTTGACATTATCGAAGCAGGCTTTCCTGTGTCAAGTCCAGGCGATTTTTTATCGGTCTCTGAGATTTGTAAAATTGTAGAAAATGCAACCGTCTGCGGACTAACAAGAGCCGTGAAAAATGACATTGATGTTGCAGCAGCTGCCTTAAAGCATGCTAAGAAACCTAGAATCCATACTGGAATCGGAACTTCAGAATCTCATATACTCCACAAATTACAAACTACGCCTGAAGATATTATTGCAAGAGCGAAATTTGCTGTATCACATGCTAAATCTTATGTAGAAGATGTAGAATTCTACGCAGAAGATGCTGGTAGAACAGACAATGCGTTCTTAGCTAAAGTTTGTGAAGAAGTTATTAAATCTGGAGCAACTGTATTGAATATTCCTGATACTACTGGATACTGTCTTCCAGAAGAATACGGGGCAAAAATTAAATATTTAAAAGAAAACGTAAAAGGAATCGAAAACGTAATTCTTTCATGCCACTGTCATAATGATTTAGGAATGGCAACTGCAAACTCAATCGCAGGAGCTATAAATGGAGCAAGACAAATAGAGTGTACTATTAATGGTATTGGTGAAAGAGCTGGAAACACTGCACTTGAAGAAGTGGTAATGATTTTTAAACAACATCCTTACTTAAATTTAGATACAAACATCAATACAAGAGAATTAAACGAAATGAGCCGTTTGGTTTCTGAAAGTATGGGAATGATTGTACAGCCAAATAAGGCGATTGTTGGAGCAAATGCTTTTGCCCACAGTTCTGGAATTCACCAAGATGGTGTAATCAAAAACAGAGCAACTTATGAAATCATGGATCCGTTAGACGTCGGAGTAAATGAATCTTCAATCATTTTGACAGCAAGAAGCGGAAGAGCTGCTTTGGCTTACCGTGCCAAAAAAGTAGGTTACGAATTGACAAAAGTACAGTTGGATATCGTTTACATCGAATTCTTGAAATTCGCTGACATTAAAAAAGAAGTTGTAGATGCAGATATTCATCAAATTATAGAAGCTTCTAAAATAGAAGTTAATATCTAA
- the ilvD gene encoding dihydroxy-acid dehydratase yields the protein MELNKYSKTITQDQTQPAAQAMLYGIGLTEEDLKKAQVGIVSMGYDGNTCNMHLNDLAKDVKKGVWDADLVGLIFNTIGVSDGISNGTEGMRYSLVSRDVIADSIETVAGAQWYDSIIAIPGCDKNMPGALIAMGRLNRPSLMVYGGSIHSGKWKGESLNIVSAFEALGKKVKGEITPEDFKGVIQNACPGAGACGGMYTANTMSSAIEALGMSLPYSSSNPALSQEKRDECLVAGAAIKILLEKDIKPRDIMTRKAFENAITIVAVLGGSTNAVMHLIAMAHSVGIKITLDDFQAINDRTPVLADMKPSGKYMMEDVHEVGGIPAVMKYLLKVGLIHGDCLTVTGKTVAENLASTPDLQDGQEVIHEIQKALKPTGNIQVLYGNLASEGAVAKISGKEGEYFEGPAVVFEGEFEVIPGLQAGKIKPGNVVVIRGCGPKGGPGMPEMLKPTSAIIGAGLGSTCALITDGRFSGGSHGFVVGHVTPEAYDGGGIALVKDGDIIAIDAVKNTIDLKISDEEFAARKAAWVQPALKVDRGVLLKYARSVSSASTGCVTDN from the coding sequence ATGGAATTAAATAAGTACAGCAAGACCATCACACAAGATCAAACACAGCCAGCGGCACAAGCGATGTTGTACGGAATTGGTTTAACTGAAGAAGATTTAAAGAAAGCACAAGTTGGTATTGTGAGCATGGGTTACGATGGTAACACTTGCAACATGCACTTGAACGATTTAGCAAAAGATGTTAAAAAAGGTGTTTGGGATGCAGATCTTGTCGGACTTATTTTTAATACCATTGGTGTTAGTGACGGAATTTCTAACGGAACTGAAGGTATGCGTTATTCACTAGTTTCTCGTGATGTAATTGCAGACTCTATCGAAACAGTTGCGGGTGCACAATGGTACGACAGTATTATTGCAATTCCTGGATGTGATAAAAATATGCCTGGAGCTTTAATCGCAATGGGAAGATTAAATCGTCCGTCTCTTATGGTTTATGGAGGATCTATTCATTCAGGAAAATGGAAAGGAGAATCACTAAATATTGTTTCTGCTTTTGAAGCTTTAGGAAAAAAAGTAAAAGGAGAAATTACTCCAGAAGATTTTAAAGGTGTTATCCAGAATGCTTGCCCAGGAGCTGGTGCTTGTGGTGGTATGTATACTGCAAACACAATGTCATCTGCAATTGAAGCATTAGGAATGAGTTTACCATACAGCTCTTCGAACCCTGCTTTAAGTCAAGAAAAAAGAGATGAATGTCTTGTTGCTGGAGCTGCTATTAAAATATTATTAGAAAAAGATATTAAGCCAAGAGACATTATGACTCGTAAGGCTTTTGAAAATGCTATTACAATTGTAGCCGTTTTAGGAGGTTCTACAAATGCTGTTATGCACTTAATTGCAATGGCACATTCTGTTGGTATAAAAATAACTTTGGATGATTTTCAGGCTATTAATGACAGAACTCCTGTTTTGGCCGACATGAAACCAAGTGGTAAATACATGATGGAAGATGTTCATGAAGTTGGTGGTATTCCTGCTGTAATGAAATACTTGCTGAAAGTGGGGCTTATTCATGGAGACTGTTTAACTGTAACAGGAAAAACAGTAGCCGAAAATTTAGCTTCAACTCCAGATTTACAAGACGGACAAGAAGTAATTCATGAAATTCAAAAAGCATTAAAACCAACAGGAAATATTCAGGTTTTATACGGAAATCTTGCTTCTGAAGGTGCTGTTGCAAAAATCAGCGGAAAAGAAGGAGAGTATTTTGAAGGGCCGGCGGTTGTATTTGAAGGCGAATTTGAAGTAATTCCAGGTCTTCAAGCCGGGAAAATTAAACCAGGTAATGTAGTTGTAATTAGAGGTTGTGGACCAAAAGGAGGTCCAGGAATGCCAGAAATGTTAAAACCAACATCTGCTATTATCGGAGCGGGATTAGGAAGTACTTGTGCTCTAATCACAGACGGTAGATTTTCTGGAGGCTCACACGGGTTCGTAGTAGGACACGTTACACCAGAAGCTTATGATGGTGGTGGTATTGCACTAGTAAAAGATGGAGATATAATCGCTATTGATGCTGTAAAAAACACAATTGACTTAAAAATTTCTGACGAAGAATTTGCAGCTCGTAAAGCGGCTTGGGTTCAACCAGCGTTAAAAGTTGACAGAGGGGTTTTGCTTAAATATGCAAGATCAGTATCAAGCGCTTCTACAGGTTGCGTTACCGATAATTAA
- the ilvB gene encoding biosynthetic-type acetolactate synthase large subunit has product MRISGAEAVIRCLLAEGVDLIYGYPGGAIMPVYDELYKFQDQLHHVLVRHEQGATHAAQGYARATGKVGVAIATSGPGATNLVTGIADAQIDSTPLVCITGQVGRHLLGSDAFQETDIIGISTPVTKWNFQVTEASQIPGIMAKAFYIARSGRPGPVLVDITKNAQFDEFDFSYEKCTGIRSYIPVPKLNLDKVAEAAALINSAKKPFIVFGQGIILGEAEAEFKAVVEKSGIPAAWTILGLSALPTDHPLNVGMLGMHGNYAPNLLTNECDVLIAFGMRFDDRVTGKLSTYAKQAKVVHFEIDPAEVDKNVKTEIAVLGDVKESLAALLPLLDAKSHDAWHNEFKELSKVEFDSVIKEELNPTNGKGISMGETIEMINKHSKGDAIIVSDVGQHQMFACRYAKFNSTKSNITSGGLGTMGFALPAAIGAKMGKPEREVVAIIGDGGFQMTIQELGTIFQTQVPVKIVILNNEFLGMVRQWQELFFDNRYASTKMINPNFIAIAEGYHIKSKKVTQREDLDAAVAEMLASKDSYFLEVVVEKENNVFPMIPTGACVSEIRLS; this is encoded by the coding sequence ATGAGAATATCAGGGGCAGAAGCCGTTATAAGATGTTTATTAGCAGAAGGAGTAGATTTAATTTATGGTTACCCAGGCGGTGCTATAATGCCAGTTTACGACGAATTATATAAATTTCAAGATCAATTGCACCATGTTTTAGTACGTCACGAACAAGGTGCAACACATGCAGCGCAAGGTTATGCGAGAGCAACAGGAAAAGTAGGAGTGGCAATTGCTACTTCTGGTCCAGGAGCTACAAATTTAGTTACAGGTATTGCAGATGCTCAAATCGACTCAACTCCGTTAGTATGTATTACAGGGCAAGTTGGAAGACATTTATTAGGATCTGATGCGTTTCAGGAAACAGATATTATCGGAATTTCAACTCCGGTTACAAAATGGAATTTTCAGGTAACTGAAGCTTCTCAGATTCCTGGAATTATGGCAAAAGCATTTTATATTGCACGTTCTGGACGTCCAGGACCTGTATTGGTTGATATTACTAAAAATGCTCAGTTTGATGAGTTTGATTTTAGCTATGAGAAATGTACTGGAATTAGAAGTTATATTCCAGTACCAAAATTAAACTTAGATAAAGTTGCCGAAGCAGCAGCTTTGATCAATAGCGCTAAAAAACCTTTTATTGTTTTTGGACAAGGAATTATTCTTGGCGAGGCAGAAGCTGAGTTTAAAGCAGTTGTTGAAAAATCTGGAATTCCTGCGGCTTGGACAATTTTAGGATTATCAGCTTTACCAACAGATCATCCTTTAAATGTTGGTATGCTTGGAATGCACGGAAATTATGCGCCAAATTTACTAACAAACGAATGTGATGTTTTAATTGCTTTCGGAATGCGTTTTGATGATCGTGTTACAGGTAAATTAAGCACTTATGCAAAACAGGCAAAAGTAGTTCACTTTGAAATTGATCCAGCAGAGGTTGATAAAAACGTAAAAACAGAAATTGCTGTTTTAGGAGATGTAAAAGAATCTTTAGCTGCTTTATTACCATTGTTAGATGCAAAATCTCACGATGCTTGGCACAACGAGTTCAAAGAATTAAGCAAAGTTGAATTTGATTCAGTAATAAAAGAAGAATTAAATCCAACTAACGGTAAAGGAATTTCGATGGGAGAAACTATCGAAATGATAAACAAACACTCAAAAGGAGACGCAATCATTGTTTCAGATGTTGGTCAGCACCAAATGTTTGCTTGTCGTTATGCTAAATTCAATTCGACTAAAAGTAATATTACTTCGGGAGGTTTAGGAACTATGGGATTTGCATTGCCTGCTGCGATTGGAGCAAAAATGGGAAAACCCGAACGTGAAGTAGTAGCGATTATTGGTGATGGAGGCTTCCAAATGACAATTCAGGAACTTGGAACTATTTTCCAGACTCAGGTTCCAGTGAAGATTGTTATTCTAAACAATGAATTCTTAGGAATGGTTCGCCAATGGCAGGAATTATTCTTTGATAATAGATATGCTTCAACAAAAATGATTAATCCAAACTTCATTGCAATTGCTGAAGGTTATCATATCAAATCTAAAAAAGTTACACAGCGTGAAGATTTAGATGCAGCGGTCGCTGAGATGCTGGCTTCAAAAGATTCGTATTTCTTAGAAGTTGTAGTCGAAAAAGAAAATAATGTTTTCCCAATGATTCCAACAGGAGCTTGTGTATCAGAAATTAGATTAAGTTAA
- a CDS encoding M1 family metallopeptidase, with product MKKYFGGVVFAFLVGFSANAQGLLNKSETVFTHQDTLRGSITKERAWWDLKYYHLDIKVNPKEKSISGSNTVRYTVLTENNRMQIDLQQPMNITKVTQNGKELKFERDRNAFFITLNEKQKVGDTKEIVVSFSGKPKEAVKAPWDGGFSWKKDKNGKDFIATSCQGLGASVWWPCKDHMYDEVENMLISVNVPGDLTEVSNGRLQSVKKEKDGSKTFNWYVSNPINNYGVNINIGDYVNFSEVFKGEKGNLDCNYYVLKDNLALAKEQFKDAPRMLKAFENWFGSYPFYEDSYKLVEVPYLGMEHQSSVTYGNQYKNGYLGRDLSGTGWGLKFDFIIIHESGHEWYANNITYKDIADMWVHESFTNYSESLFVEYYYGKDAGAEYVIGCRKNIQNDKPIIGHYDVNNEGSGDMYPKGASMLHMIRQVINDDAKWKSILRGMNKTFYHQTVTGKQIQDYINEQSGINFNRVFAQYLTTTQIPVFEYMFKNGTFGYHWTNCVAKFDMPVRVKLNGVETWLKPTTEWQSVKTDNEDRKLEVDKDFYVTTSNIVE from the coding sequence ATGAAAAAATACTTTGGTGGCGTAGTTTTCGCCTTTTTGGTTGGTTTTAGTGCCAATGCTCAAGGACTTTTAAATAAGTCAGAAACTGTATTTACGCATCAGGATACTTTGCGTGGAAGCATCACAAAAGAGAGAGCATGGTGGGATTTAAAATATTATCACCTTGATATAAAAGTGAATCCGAAAGAAAAGTCAATTTCAGGTTCTAATACAGTTCGTTACACTGTTTTAACAGAAAACAACCGTATGCAGATCGATTTGCAGCAACCAATGAATATTACCAAAGTAACGCAGAACGGAAAAGAGTTAAAGTTTGAAAGAGACAGAAACGCATTTTTCATCACTTTAAACGAAAAACAAAAAGTTGGCGATACAAAAGAGATTGTAGTTTCATTTAGCGGAAAACCTAAAGAAGCTGTTAAAGCACCATGGGACGGTGGTTTTTCTTGGAAAAAAGATAAAAACGGAAAAGATTTTATTGCTACATCTTGTCAAGGTTTAGGCGCGAGCGTTTGGTGGCCTTGCAAGGATCATATGTATGATGAAGTAGAAAATATGTTAATCAGCGTGAATGTTCCTGGAGACTTAACGGAAGTTTCAAACGGAAGATTACAAAGTGTTAAAAAAGAAAAAGACGGAAGTAAAACTTTCAACTGGTACGTTTCAAATCCTATCAACAATTACGGAGTAAATATTAATATTGGCGATTACGTTAATTTCTCAGAAGTTTTTAAAGGCGAAAAAGGAAATTTAGATTGTAATTATTATGTATTAAAAGACAATTTAGCTCTGGCAAAAGAGCAGTTTAAAGATGCTCCTAGAATGTTGAAAGCTTTTGAAAACTGGTTTGGTTCTTATCCTTTCTACGAAGACAGTTATAAATTAGTTGAAGTTCCATATTTAGGAATGGAACACCAAAGCTCTGTAACTTATGGAAATCAATATAAAAATGGTTATTTAGGACGTGACTTAAGCGGAACAGGTTGGGGATTAAAGTTTGATTTTATCATCATTCACGAATCTGGGCACGAATGGTATGCTAATAATATCACGTACAAAGATATTGCAGATATGTGGGTTCATGAGAGTTTTACAAACTATTCTGAAAGTCTTTTTGTGGAGTATTATTACGGAAAAGATGCTGGTGCAGAATACGTAATTGGATGCAGAAAAAATATTCAGAATGATAAACCAATTATTGGTCATTACGATGTAAATAATGAAGGTTCTGGCGACATGTATCCAAAAGGAGCTTCAATGCTTCATATGATTCGTCAAGTAATCAATGATGATGCAAAATGGAAATCGATTTTGAGAGGTATGAATAAAACTTTTTATCATCAAACCGTTACAGGAAAGCAGATTCAGGATTATATTAACGAACAATCTGGAATTAATTTTAACAGAGTATTTGCTCAATATTTAACTACAACTCAAATTCCGGTTTTTGAATATATGTTTAAAAATGGAACTTTTGGCTACCATTGGACAAACTGTGTTGCTAAATTTGATATGCCAGTAAGAGTAAAATTAAATGGTGTTGAAACTTGGCTGAAACCAACCACAGAATGGCAATCAGTAAAAACAGATAATGAAGATAGAAAACTAGAAGTAGACAAAGATTTCTATGTGACAACTTCTAATATAGTCGAATAA